Proteins encoded by one window of Aphis gossypii isolate Hap1 chromosome X, ASM2018417v2, whole genome shotgun sequence:
- the LOC114125506 gene encoding high mobility group protein 20A-like isoform X1, translated as MESKESKNSGSTDKSDQDDVFVENGISKKVDKNNAKGKKRRKCLRDKTAPRPPHSGYIRFLNDRRDQFRSENPNLPFAEITKELAAEWNQLPADKKQHYLSAAEQERVKYVEELAAYRKTDAYKNFIQRKMKKNKVNTQIQEDQEFKKEKSSVDTKLKKDQESKKEKSSGDTKLKKDQELVKVKSSNDNINTVYDIPIFTDEFLNFSKGRDSDLRYLRKTVTDQEQEVAVLDKHIENMKNGIVKLEANTEKLQAGCSKYEEHLIKLRPLLLNAFAGISFPDNIEPPTNETIDTFMVNLATTLTTATGTDTDPSWIEEVKKAISNLDFS; from the exons aTGGAATCTAAAGAATCTAAAAACTCAGGGTCTACAGACAAATCAG ATCAAGATGATGTATTCGTTGAAAATGGTATATCTAAAAaagtcgataaaaataatgcgaAAGGTAAAAAACGTAGAAAGTGTTTACGCGACAAAACAGCTCCAAGACCTCCACATTctg GATACAtacgatttttaaatgatagacGTGACCAATTTCGTTCCGAAAATCCTAATTTACCATTTGCTGAAATAACCAAAGAGTTAGCTGCCGAATGGAATCAGTTGCCGGCAGATAAAAAACAA cattatCTCTCAGCAGCTGAACAAGAACgagtaaaatatgttgaaGAATTAGCAGCTTATAGAAAGACTGAtgcatacaaaaattttatacaacgcaaaatgaaaaaaaataaagttaatactcAGATTCAAGAA gatcaagaatttaaaaaagaaaaatcatctgttgataccaaattaaaaaag gATCAAGaatcaaaaaaagaaaaatcatctggtgataccaaattaaaaaag gatcaagaattagtaaaagtaaaatcatCTAATGATAACATTAACACAGTATACGACATACCAATATTTACTgacgaatttttaaattttagtaaag GTAGAGACAGTGATCTAAGGTACCTCCGTAAAACGGTAACAGATCAAGAACAAGAAGTAGCCGTTTTGGATAAACATATTGAAAACATGAAAAATGGTATTGTAAAATTAGAGGCTAATACTGAAAAACTCCAAGCTGGATGTTCAAAGTATGAAgagcatttaattaaattacgacCTTTACTTCTAAATGCTTTTGCTGGTATTTCATTCccag ataACATTGAGCCACCTACCAATGAAACTATTGACACATTTATGGTTAATTTAGCCACCACTCTAACGACTGCTACTGGTACTGATACTGATCCCTCCTGGATTGAAGAAGTAAAAAAAGCTATTTCTAATTtggatttttcataa
- the LOC114125506 gene encoding high mobility group protein 20A-like isoform X2: MESKESKNSGSTDKSDQDDVFVENGISKKVDKNNAKGKKRRKCLRDKTAPRPPHSGYIRFLNDRRDQFRSENPNLPFAEITKELAAEWNQLPADKKQHYLSAAEQERVKYVEELAAYRKTDAYKNFIQRKMKKNKVNTQIQEDQEFKKEKSSVDTKLKKDQELVKVKSSNDNINTVYDIPIFTDEFLNFSKGRDSDLRYLRKTVTDQEQEVAVLDKHIENMKNGIVKLEANTEKLQAGCSKYEEHLIKLRPLLLNAFAGISFPDNIEPPTNETIDTFMVNLATTLTTATGTDTDPSWIEEVKKAISNLDFS; this comes from the exons aTGGAATCTAAAGAATCTAAAAACTCAGGGTCTACAGACAAATCAG ATCAAGATGATGTATTCGTTGAAAATGGTATATCTAAAAaagtcgataaaaataatgcgaAAGGTAAAAAACGTAGAAAGTGTTTACGCGACAAAACAGCTCCAAGACCTCCACATTctg GATACAtacgatttttaaatgatagacGTGACCAATTTCGTTCCGAAAATCCTAATTTACCATTTGCTGAAATAACCAAAGAGTTAGCTGCCGAATGGAATCAGTTGCCGGCAGATAAAAAACAA cattatCTCTCAGCAGCTGAACAAGAACgagtaaaatatgttgaaGAATTAGCAGCTTATAGAAAGACTGAtgcatacaaaaattttatacaacgcaaaatgaaaaaaaataaagttaatactcAGATTCAAGAA gatcaagaatttaaaaaagaaaaatcatctgttgataccaaattaaaaaag gatcaagaattagtaaaagtaaaatcatCTAATGATAACATTAACACAGTATACGACATACCAATATTTACTgacgaatttttaaattttagtaaag GTAGAGACAGTGATCTAAGGTACCTCCGTAAAACGGTAACAGATCAAGAACAAGAAGTAGCCGTTTTGGATAAACATATTGAAAACATGAAAAATGGTATTGTAAAATTAGAGGCTAATACTGAAAAACTCCAAGCTGGATGTTCAAAGTATGAAgagcatttaattaaattacgacCTTTACTTCTAAATGCTTTTGCTGGTATTTCATTCccag ataACATTGAGCCACCTACCAATGAAACTATTGACACATTTATGGTTAATTTAGCCACCACTCTAACGACTGCTACTGGTACTGATACTGATCCCTCCTGGATTGAAGAAGTAAAAAAAGCTATTTCTAATTtggatttttcataa